In Rana temporaria chromosome 3, aRanTem1.1, whole genome shotgun sequence, a single window of DNA contains:
- the LOC120930721 gene encoding olfactory receptor 1468-like: MQFNKGRIKGPCSLELTIYDGGSSDTKENTTPNTASSASTLLSSRNQSKVSLVLISNTNLCLFVFCYTKASHKNNTTVIFLLGFHDMGRFNVLLFILLLIVYCVTICGNSLIITLVSISKNLHSPMYFFLTQLSIADILLTTDISPFMLNIVLHEGTSISFPGCITQLYFFILAEGFECLLLTMMSYDRYLAICSPLYYSSIMNHMLCIKLIVASWFLGSLVALILVHGIAQLYFCRSNTIDHFFCDFYPVMDISCSDMSLPQIEAPLLCFLVIVLPFFVIVISYVCIVLTIIKISSSSGKLKSFSTCSSHLTVVSIFYGTLIATYIIPNEGQTKILSKTLAFLYTVFTPLLNPFIYSLRNEDIKEALRRIIYKQNASYSKT, from the exons atgcaatTCAATAAAGGCAGAATCAAAGGACCCTGCTCATTAGAACTTACAATCTACgatggagggtcaagtgatacaaaag AAAACACAACACCAAACACTGCCAGCAGTGCCAGCACACTTCTCAGTAGCAGAAACCAATCTAAGGTATCATTAGTTCTAATTTCTAATActaatttgtgtttgtttgttttttgttacacaAAGGCATCACATAAGAACAATACCACAGTTATTTTCCTTCTGGGGTTCCATGACATGGGCAGATTTAATGTATTGCTCTTCATCTTGCTGCTTATCGTTTACTGTGTGACAATATGTGGCAACTCCTTGATCATCACACTGGTGTCCATCAGCAAGAACCTTCACTCTCCCATGTACTTCTTCCTCACCCAACTATCCATAGCTGACATCTTGTTGACTACAGATATTTCCCCTTTCATGCTAAATATTGTACTACATGAAGGGACCTCCATATCTTTTCCTGGATGTATTACTcagctttattttttcattttagctgaggGTTTCGAATGTCTTCTTCTGACGATGATGTCCTACGACCGCTACCTGGCTATTTGTTCTCCATTGTATTATTCCTCCATTATGAACCACATGCTTTGCATTAAATTAATTGTTGCCTCTTGGTTCTTAGGCTCTTTGGTTGCACTGATTCTGGTACATGGAATAGCTCAACTATATTTCTGCAGGTCAAATACGATTGACCATTTCTTCTGTGATTTTTACCCTGTGATGGACATTTCTTGCTCAGATATGTCTTTGCCTCAAATAGAAGCCCCCTTATTGTGCTTTCTCGTGATTGTCCTGCCATTCTTTGTGATAGTAATTTCATATGTGTGTATTGTTTTAACCATAATAAAAATATCTTCCAGCTCTGGAAAACTAAAATCCTTCTCAACGTGTAGCTCCCACCTGACAGTGGTGTCCATATTTTATGGGACTCTAATTGCCACATACATAATTCCAAATGAAGGACAGACAAAGATTCTCAGTAAAACGTTGGCATTTCTATACACTGTGTTCACCCCACTACTAAATCCTTTTATATACAGTTTGAGGAATGAAGACATTAAAGAAGCTTTAAGAAGAATCATATATAAGCAAAATGCTTCCTATTCAAAGACTTGA